One window of Hemitrygon akajei unplaced genomic scaffold, sHemAka1.3 Scf000076, whole genome shotgun sequence genomic DNA carries:
- the LOC140722381 gene encoding uncharacterized protein, translating into MDKGGKLKRAAKRLKRFLPGGSSREDDLDTGSKVPKLGQIDSDVPMECGPAAEEEEKIQPGDSDVRDTDQDPGTSTSEATACRLGSSLNTELSSPQEGAEPEFTISDLLAQGEEYRLYQLTKFYGDRLKQAIEEKVERLGWMLTKEGHFSREENEKVTELTEKGNRAESSRLFLSLVMDKGFQARRAMWESFVTWRTELPKLDRILREIQEHASYIS; encoded by the exons GTGGGAAATTGAAACGAGCAGCGAAACGACTGAAGAGGTTTTTACCAGGCGGATCATCGAGGGAAGATGATCTGGACACGGGAAGCAAGGTACCAAAGCTCGGTCAGATTGACAGCGATGTCCCAATGGAATGCGGTCCGgccgcagaggaggaggagaaaattCAGCCcggagacagtgacgtcagagacaccgatcaggaccctggaaccagcacaagtgaggcgactgcctgtcggCTCGGAAGCTCATTGAACACAGAATTGTCAAGTCCCCAAGAAGGAGCGG agccagagtttacaatctccgacctcctggcacagggggaggaatatcgactgtaccaactgacaaagttctacggggacagactcaaacaagcaattgaagaaaaggttgagagactgggttggatgttgacaaaggagggacatttcagtagagaagaaaatgag AAAGTCACTgagctgacagagaagggaaaccgggcagagagttccagactcttcctcagtttggtgatggaCAAAGGCTTCcaggcccggagggcgatgtgggaatcctttgtgacatggaggactgaattaccgaagttggacagaatactgagggaaatacaggaacaCG CATCGTACATCTCGTAA